The Methanomicrobiales archaeon genome contains the following window.
CAGCGGGCGATCGAGGCCGCCCGCGAAGGGGTATCGCACGGCGAGAGTCCGTTCGGCGCCTGCATCGAGCTCGGCGGCCGGGTGATCAGCACCGCGCACAACCGCGTCTGGGAGTTGACGGACATCACGTGCCATGCCGAGATCGTGGCGATCAGCGAGGCGTGCCGCCGCCTGTCCGCGGTCCACCTCCCCGGCGCCGTGCTCTATTCCACCTGCGAACCGTGCCCGATGTGCTTTGCCGCCGCCCACTGGGCAGATATCGCCAGGATCGTCTACGGCAGCGGGATCGGCGATGCCGCGGGGCTCGGTTTCCGCGAGCTCACCCTGTCGAACCGCATGATGAAGAACCACGGGGGTTCGCGGATCGAGATCACGCCGGGTTTCCTGCGCGACGAGTGCCTGGCGGTCTTTCGGGAGTGGTCCAGACGGGCGGACCGGAGGACGTACTGAGGGGCGCGGATCTGCCGTGCGGAGTGCTGGGTGCCGTATGACAGCGCAGCTCGAACAGGCGAAGCGCGGGAGAATGACGCCGCAGATCGAGGCGGTTGCACGGGCGGAAGGGATCGACCCGGGCACGCTCCTCTCCCGCGTTGCATCCGCAGAAGCCGTCGTCATGTGCAGGGGCGGGAGAGCGGTCGGCATCGGAAGGGGGCTGGGAACCAAGGTGAACGTCAACATCGGGACGTCGCCCTCCCGCATCGATCCCGATGAGGAGGTGAGAAAGGCCGTCATCGCCGAACGGTATGGCGCGGATACGATCACGGACCTCTCCACGGGAGGGGACATCGAGGCCATCCGCCAGCGGGTATTCCAGGCCACCACCGTTCCCATCACCACGGTGCCGATCTACCAGACGGCAGCGCAGAAAGGCATCGGCAGCATGACGGCGGACGACATCCTGGCCACGATAGCGGCTCACGCGAGAGAAGGGGTTTCATCGGTCGTCCTCCACTGCGCCGGCAGGGACCTGATGGACGTCGTGAGACGGTGGGAGAGGATCATGGGGGTCGTCTCGAAGGGGGGTGCGATCACCCTGGCATACATGCGCCGCAACCGCTGCGAGAACCCGTTTCTGGAGCACTTCGACGAGGTCCTGCGGATCCTGCGAAGATACGATGTCGTCCTCTCGCTGGGGAACAGCATGCGGAGCGGGTGCATCCACGACGTCCGGGATGCAGCGCAGGCGGGGGAGATGCAGTTGAATGCCCGGCTGGCGCGGGAGGCGTACGAACGGGATGTGCAGACGATCATAGAGGGCGTCGGCGGGCACGTGCGGGCTGACAGGATCGCACCCTACGTGAAGCAGTACAAAGACCATTCCCCGGCACCGCTGTTCGTCGCGGGACCTCTGCCCACGGATGTCGCCGTCGGGCACGACCACATCGCCGGCTGCGTCGGCGCGAGCATCGCCAGCGGCGCCGGCGCCGACTACCTCTGCTACATCACGCCCTCGGAGCACATCGGGCTCCCCGGTCCGGAGGAGGTGAAAGAGGGTCTCATCGCGTTCAGGATTGCGGCGCACATCGGGGATACGATCAAGTACGGCCGGGACGATCCCGACAGGGACCTCGCCGAGAGACGCGCAAGGCTCGACTGGAAGGGGCAGGCGGAGTATGCCATCGACCGAGAGGCGCTCGTGCGTGCCGCACCCGGTGCAGGACCCTGCACCATGTGCGGGGATTTCTGCGCCCTGAAACTGATGCGGGAGCCCTGATCGATTCCGCAGGCGGCGCGCAGTCCCCGCGGAGAGCGGACGAGCGGCTGGCATCCCTCGTGGGTGCCGCCCTCTGGCGGCTGCCGCAGCGCCGCACGGGGGAAGCGGCACGCGCCGGGAGCGGGGATCGAACCTCTGTTCCGGCACCCGTGCGCAGAACAGCCCCGCTCCCGGGTCCGGAGGGGGCGCATGCGGGGGGAGAGTACGGAAACGGGGCGCCGCCGACCCCGCGTTCAGCCCAGCCCGTCATCCCCGGGTATCGGGACTGCCCTGCTCCTTCTCCCACCAGACCGCCGCCGTCGGGCGGACCGTCGTCTCGACGAATTTACCGTCCTCGTTCCGCCGCAGCGTCCGGGCGAAGTAGTCGTAGACCGGAGAGAGATCCTCGAGCCCGGGACTGTGCATCGCCACCCAGGACTGCACCGCCTCGTCGACGGAGTCGTAGACCGCATCCCAGATCGCACGGTAGATCCGCACGTTCGCGAAGATGCCGGCGTCGTGCAGGATGTTGACGGCGTAGATGTAGTCCGGGTATCCCTTCCGCCGGGCCCCCTCCTCTCCGAACACCGCCGAATAGAGCTCCATCTCCCGTCCGCCCCGCCACTCCCCGGCGTGCCAGAAGAGATAGACCGCGCGGCGGGCGGCGGCGTCGAGCTTCTGCAGGGCGGCGCCGAGATCGTAGAACCCGAGCGAGAACGCGGCGATGACCACGTCGTGGGGCTCGATGTCCCGCCCGATCACGGCATCCTCCCAGCGCATCCGCACGCAGGAGTAGTTGCTCCGCCCCGCCTCCGCCATGCGTTCCTTCAGGATGGCGAGCATGCCGCCCGACGGGTCCAGGGCGGTCACGTGGGCAGCGGTGCGGGCGACGGGCACGGCAAGCCTCCCCGTGCCCGCGCCCATGTCGAGCACGGTGTCGCCCGGGCGGATGTCCAGAAGGAAGAGTTCCTGCTCCGTCGCCCGCTTCTCGTCGCGGGTGACCCGCTGGTAGGCGGCGGCGCGTCTGTCCCAGACGGCGGCAGGGTCGCGCTCCTTCTCCTCCCG
Protein-coding sequences here:
- the thiC gene encoding phosphomethylpyrimidine synthase ThiC, whose translation is MTAQLEQAKRGRMTPQIEAVARAEGIDPGTLLSRVASAEAVVMCRGGRAVGIGRGLGTKVNVNIGTSPSRIDPDEEVRKAVIAERYGADTITDLSTGGDIEAIRQRVFQATTVPITTVPIYQTAAQKGIGSMTADDILATIAAHAREGVSSVVLHCAGRDLMDVVRRWERIMGVVSKGGAITLAYMRRNRCENPFLEHFDEVLRILRRYDVVLSLGNSMRSGCIHDVRDAAQAGEMQLNARLAREAYERDVQTIIEGVGGHVRADRIAPYVKQYKDHSPAPLFVAGPLPTDVAVGHDHIAGCVGASIASGAGADYLCYITPSEHIGLPGPEEVKEGLIAFRIAAHIGDTIKYGRDDPDRDLAERRARLDWKGQAEYAIDREALVRAAPGAGPCTMCGDFCALKLMREP
- a CDS encoding methyltransferase domain-containing protein — translated: MHRIIDWNELWKAVHASSPWREEKERDPAAVWDRRAAAYQRVTRDEKRATEQELFLLDIRPGDTVLDMGAGTGRLAVPVARTAAHVTALDPSGGMLAILKERMAEAGRSNYSCVRMRWEDAVIGRDIEPHDVVIAAFSLGFYDLGAALQKLDAAARRAVYLFWHAGEWRGGREMELYSAVFGEEGARRKGYPDYIYAVNILHDAGIFANVRIYRAIWDAVYDSVDEAVQSWVAMHSPGLEDLSPVYDYFARTLRRNEDGKFVETTVRPTAAVWWEKEQGSPDTRG
- a CDS encoding nucleoside deaminase; its protein translation is MDLRQDRGEAFTPDAGAMQRAIEAAREGVSHGESPFGACIELGGRVISTAHNRVWELTDITCHAEIVAISEACRRLSAVHLPGAVLYSTCEPCPMCFAAAHWADIARIVYGSGIGDAAGLGFRELTLSNRMMKNHGGSRIEITPGFLRDECLAVFREWSRRADRRTY